The Ruminococcaceae bacterium R-25 DNA segment GGAAGCACAACAGGAGTTCTCTTCCTGACAATAATCTGTGTTGTATCACCGTTGAATCTGCTGACCTCGCAGACATCAAAACCGTTCAGCAAAAACAGATTTTGCAGAGCACGCTCGGTATAGTATGCGATATGATCTCTCATAAACTCATAGTAACTGGCCTTTTCGATGAAATATTCAAAGCTGGGAACAGTAAGAAGTCCGATTCCGCCTTCCTTCAGGTTATTGTAGATTCCCTCAACCATCGATACAGGATCTGGCTGGTGCTCAAGATAATTAAATGACACGAATGCATCAAAAGGTCCGTTTGGATCTATATAATCACGGTCAACAAAACCTTTATTGACAGTTAAACCGTTCTTCTCTGCTTTTTGAATAAGATCGTCATTGTGTTCAACACCGGAAGCAGAAACACCCAGGCCATCCAACAGAGCAAGGAACTCTCCTCCTCCGCAGCCGACTTCCCATACTTTCTTGCCGGAGAGATCATATTTTTCGATCAGGTCCTTATATTGTTTGATACGCAATTTCTTTAATGTCTGAGACAGACCGACTGCACGGATCACATCTTTATAGTAATATACCGGAGAGCAGTCAAACTGAATCAATCCGCAATATTCACACTCATAGAGATTAAGCAACATTCCCTTATCATCATCAAGTTCATGTTCTGCAGGAAGAAACTGAACCCTTGAAGGCATATTATCCATTTGGAATATTTTTTTCTTAAGCAACCGTTTGCAGATAATACATTCACTCATACACTACCTCACTGAATCTCTGACTTCATCCATTCAACCATTCTCTTGATTCCAACTTCAAAAGGAACGGAAGTCATAAATCCCGTTTCCCTCTTCAATTTCGAAATATCACCTGTTAATTCCATTATCTGGTTTTCCTGATAAGGAATCTCACCAAATCTCAATTCGACTTCAGGATTTGCCACGTCACGAATAATGGTCGTATATTCTTTGATGCTCTTTCCTTCACCTCCGGAGATACAGTACACACCTTCTGCTGATTTGTTTACCGCCAGAAGATACAAGGCTAAAGCAGCATCATCCGCATACATAAAATCCCATATCTGCTCACCTTTTGTCATCTTGGGCGAGTTACCCTTCATGATCTCTGAGATCGAATATGTGATCAACGAATCCATTCCCATACCAGGACCATATACACTGAATATCCTAGGCCAGACATAACGGATGCCTTTGGCTTTGCATATCTCACAGCTAAGATCCTCAACCTGCAGCTTAGCCTTGCCATACTCAGTTACAGGATTTAGAGGATGCTCTTCGTTGATCTTACCGCTGACACGGCCATATTCAGCCTGGGAACCTGCGCCTATGAATGATTTACAACCGTTTCTTTCTGCGAATCCTATTATCGACGGTATGTATTCAATGTTCTTTTTCTGGATATCAGGATTTTGCCTTGAACCCTGATCAGATCCTTCCCATGCAAGATCGAAAATGACATCGTACTGAACAGAACCATCCGTTACCACACTATCAAAACCGGAAATATCACACTCTAATATCTCAACATTAGGCAGGCCATCTATATATTTTCTCCTGGAAGAATTCTTCCGGATAACAGCCAGAACAGGAATATTCTTTTCTGACAACAGCTTGGACAAAGCAATACCTATTGCTCCTGTAGCTCCTGTTATTATGGCTCCTTGCAGTTCTTTCACTCTATGTTCCTCTTTTTTCTTATCATAAGAATACATTTCTCATGATTTACTGTCATTATTACCAACTTTCGCGATCGACGTTTCAGTTTTGCATATCTTTAAGATCCAAATAATTTGGACAACAGCCGATACCGCATACGGGATTCCCAATGCAATAACAGCTCCCAAAATTCCCCATGGTTTAATTACGATAAAAGACAGAATAACACACACAACCAAAGCTATTACTGTTGTTAATGTTAATCCCCAGCTCTTACGCAACGCTACAAGGACAGTGTTATTACACATAGTAATAATGTAAAACATCATGGCTGCCAAAATATAATACAGATAATGCACATAAGGAATTATTGCGTCAGTATAAACAAACGAGAGCACTATCTTTCCCAAGAAAAGCACACCAACTGCAGCCAGCAAAACAAAGGCTATGACACAAACTATTGTTTTAACCCAAAACTCCTTAACGCGCTTGAAATTATGATCCTTAATGAAATTACCATAACTTGGAAGTAATGCTAACAAAATTGTCGGAGCTACGGAAGTTAATAACAAAGCCGGAGCCGACACATTGCCATAATAACCAAGCGTCTCGTCTCCAAAGAAACGTTCAAGAACTATTCTTGGTAAAGCTGTTATTACCGAAGGAATCAAAAGTGTAATAAGCAACGGAAAACACTCTTTAATCAAATTGATTATTATACTGCCAGATACAGTTCCACCTTTTTCAACTGTACGGTTATGCAATGGAAGATCAACAAGTAAAGATAATGCCAAACCGCCCAATACTACGATCAACATAGAAGTATTTAATTCATTAGAAACTTTGACCCCTATGCTAAACAACACAACCAAAAGTACTCCTCTGATAAGCATGGAAAAACCGGCATACTCCAGATGTCCAAATCTTTGATCATTTCCGAAAAGAGCGTCAGAAAAAGACTCAGATGATTTCACAAGAATGAACAAAAGAATTGCAATTTGAACAGAAAGAGAATAATGGAGGATAACGCATGTAACAAAACCTATTAAGCAACCAAAGATAACAGAAATACATCTGAAGACTACATATGCTTTAGAAGAATAATTGAATGAGACATCTGAACTCTGATAACCCCTTGCTCCAAACACTTGAATTGTGGCTATGACATTTCCTATAGACATAGCCAACGTCAGTACACCTGTTGAAGAATACCCAAGAATTCGTGTAGTAATAACGGTGAGAAACCATAAACCTAACAGGTAAACAGTATTTCCTAACGAATGAATTATAGTCTGTTTCTTTAGATCCATAATAATACAATCATGATCAACTATTAGGACGGATCTTAAGAATCCGGCGCCAATACATATCATAAGCCATCTTATAAACTAATTTGAAAAGCGGTGAAGGAAGGATTTTATGCAACGTCTTTTCCTTTTTATGAAAACTTGTTGCATGGGATTTCATTTTTCCACTTTTACTCCAAGGGGAGATTGCTTTGTATTTATCCCATAAACTGAAAATACTATAGTGATCACCTTCCTCCCATGGACGGCCAACCACTGTTCCACCCTCGAAATGATATACAGTTGCTTCTTTTTCAGCCGCTGCAAGCTCATCAACAGAATAGAAGTTATATAAATCATCCAGATCATAGAGCTTGTACATAGTTTTCAAATCAAATGACAGACAATCTTTCATAGCTGAAAAGATAGTAAAGAAATTATAATTGATCGGGAGTTTCTTTATCTCCTTTTGCAAAGCTATACTAATTGCATCCTGGTCAGCATATAAGATTTTTTCATAATTCTCACTCAAAAAATCTTCAATCTGTTTTTGGCACTTATTTTCTGTCCATTTATGGATGTCATATAAAACAATTCCGGAATTGTAATACGTGTCTTTATCACTCATTCCTATTTTTTTCATGTAAGAATAAGGCATAAAATCTTGTATCATTCCTAATGTATAACCTTCAAGATCTAAAGAGTACAAGGGACTGATATCTTTATTGATTATTGTATCAGCATCAACTGCCAGCAACCTGTTGATTGGTTCTTTAATCTGGTCTAAAGCATAAATCTTGTAAAACACAGCGTAAGATCCACGCCATTTTTTTACGCCTTTTTTTTCGAGTAAGTCATCTATAACTTTACTGCTCAGAAAGTAGATCTCTCGTCCATATAGCGTGCCAAGTTTTAATATAGTCTGTTTGCTTTCATCGCTGATTCCGCCATCAACTATATAAACTCGAATCACACCTATATGCTTATTGTTCTCGAACAACGAAGTAAGAGATACACCCATTACCGGTGCATAGGCGTCACTGCTTTGATATAAGATATTAACCTCATCAAACCCTGTAGATCTATCACTCATATCTTTTTAACCCATTCAATCATTTTCGATACACCCTCAAGGGATGACACTTCAGGCTTCCATCCAATTAATCTGTTGATCTTTGAAATATCTGCGACAAATACTTTTTGATCACTTTGTCTTGGAGGTATTTGAACATAATCCATCTTTATACCCAATAATTCTTCCAACATTGCAAACAGTTCAAGGAGTGAAAGAGCATTAGACATGGTGCCGCCAATATTAAAAGCCTGTCCATAAATGTCATCTATGTGCTCATATGCTGTGAAGTACAACTTCACCATATCTTCAGCCTCAAGCAAATCTCTTACTTGCTTTCCGTTTCCGGAAATCGTAAACGGATCGCATTGAGGGTTCTGATACTTTTCGATTGCTTTAGCAACAAACCAGCCAACCCAGCCCTGATCATATGTCGCAAATTGTCTGCTTCCATACATTGATGAATGCCTGAAGACAACGGATTTAACACCAAATATTCTTGAATAATCAAGCATGTATTGATCTGCACAACCTTTGGAACATCCATAAGGTGATCTGAAATCCAACGGAACCGATTCGTCAAATCCATTAGGAAATTCATCGCACATATATCTTGTGCTGGTTTCCGTATAAGTATACTGTTCCAAATCTCCATAAACTTTATTTGTAGACGAGAAGAAAATTGCCGTTTGCGGGCTATACTTTCTTATAGCCTCCAATACATTCAACGCTCCGATTGCATTTGTCTGAAAATCTCGATACGGATCTGAAATTGACTTTGTCATAGTGACCTGTCCGGCAAGGTGAAAAATAACATCAAATTGGCCTTCACGAATCACTTGTTCCACATCATTCTTTACCCTTGTATCACCATGAATGAATGTGTAATTACCTAACGAATTAAGCCATTCACGATTCTTGTCAGAACCCAGTCGCGACATATTGTCAAACACCGTGAGGTCATATTCCTTTTCAATTGCATAAGATGCCAGATTACTTCCTAGAAAGCCACAACCACCATTAATAAGAATCTTCATAAATTCTCCTCCATTCTATTTATCATATTGCTTATACCGTTTTTCCAATAAACCGGATTCCAATCCATTATTTCTTTTAGTCTGCTTGTATCAGCAACGCAATCCGGCTCAAAATCTCTCATAGGGACAGCGCCTTTATTCACAATAGACTTTTTGCCTGTTTCCTCCCAAATATAGTCAACTAATTCAGAAATTGACGGAGCTATGCCTGTACCAACTGGAATTTCAATATAACCATGAATATCTGAATGGAAAATTCCCATCAATGCACTAATGATATCTTCTACAGCAACAATATCTCTACGCTGAGTTCCTACGGTAACATTGACTTCTTCTCCGTTAATCATCTTCATAATCAATTGAGGAATAAAACGGTCTTTCGGTTCATCAGCACCGTAGAACATTTGCAGTTTCAAATCAACAAAATCTATATGGTGGTGTGATGCATAATAATTTCCAAATTCGCTAAACATCTTTTTGGAAAAGCTATACATGTTCATATCATCAGGCAACCCTGTACCAATCGTGTAAAAATGCTTGCATCCTTTTTCAACAACACAATTCAAGACCTGAAGAGGAAAATCGATATTCGCTTCAATAACATTATTATACAGAGTGCTTTTCTTTCCATAACTGCAAGCCATATTAAATACTGCATCAAACGAAGTATAAATTGAAGCAGTTTTAACAGCGTCGAGGCTTGCCGGAATGATAGATAATCCTTGATCTGCATACTTCTTAATTCTTGATAAATCAGATGTAGATCTAACAGTGCATGTAATACTGTGCTTTCCTTCTGAAAGAAGGTTTTCAATTACCTTGCTTCCTAAATAACCGTTTCCTCCAAGCACCAGAATATTCATCTTAATCACCTCTCAAAACATTCTCAAGCTCTTCCCGATCAAGAAGAGGCGCCATATCTTCCAACGGGCGGCTTGCCATCTGGCCATCCGGTCTTACATAGTTGACTTGCTTAGGAAGGATCTTCTGTGTAATGTCAGCTTTTACCGTGCACAATACAGGTCCGTCATATTCAAGAACAGAAGAAACTTTCTCTTTCAATTCAGATGTCGTTTCAATATGCTCTGAATGAACACCGAATGCTTCGGCTACCTTTGTCATATCAGGAAGCGTAAGACCGTTTTCTTCAGTACAACCGGTAAGATGTCCTTTGAAGTTTCCGTTCTGAGACTGGTAGATCATGCTGTAACCGCTGTTATCGACAACGAAGATCTTAACAGGTAGAGATAAGCGCTTTATAACTTCCAATTCCTGCATATTCATAGCAACACTGCCGTCACCGGTAATGCAGACTGTGCGTTTTCCACCGGAAGCAACACAACTCCCGATTGAAGCAGGCACATCATAACCCATAGCAGCTAAACCTTTGGTAAGAAAAGCTCTCTGACCCCACTTTATCTTAAAGACCTTCATGGTGATATCTACCGAAGTTCCTGAACTTGTGAACTGATAGATGTCTTCCGGCTTCATCTGAGATGAAACCTCCCCTGCAAGATCATATGTGCTAACATAACCTTCACGCGGTTCCTGTTCAGGGATCAGTACCGGATACTTCTCTCTTAACTGATTGCAGTGAGTGATCCATTTTTCGCGTGATACAGGCTTGATCTCATCTATACGTGCTAACAGTTTCTCGATAAACGATTTCGCATCACATACGACTTTGATCTTCGGATGAACGCTTTTCTTATTCATCTCGTTTTCATCGATATCGACCATGATATGCACGCCGTTTTCGAGGAAACTGTCGAAGTTATATCCTGTGCTCAAAAGATTCAATCTGGTGCCAATTGTCAGCACCATATCTGCGCCCTGCTGGATAAGATTGGCGGCACGCTGGCCTACTGCACCGGGACGTCCGAAATACATAGGATGATCATCTTCAATAAGATCAACGCCGTTCCATGAAGTTAAAGTCGGGAATCCGAGTTTGTTATAGAGTTCTCTTGCCTGGTCCACAGCGTGTCCCAAACGTATGCCATGGCCTAAAACAAGCACAGGTTTTTCCGACTTATTAATTGCATCAATAACTTTAGTGATATCCTCATCTTTTGCTTCGTAATCAGGAAGATCAGAAGCATCAAAGGAAGCAAGCGATTCAGGCTCCACATTAGATGCCTGTATATCAAGCGGTACATCGATCCAAACAGGTCCCGGTCTTCCGTTTACTGCAAGTGCAGCAGCCTTCTCAAGTTCATAACGGATATCTTCAGGCTCCTTGATCTGAACGGCATATTTGGCATACGAGTGAACCAGAGAGATAATATCAACCTCCTGAATACCGAATTGACGGATCTTCTGGTCACCAACCAGATCAGCTCGTTTTGCCTGGCCGGAAATATAGAAGACCGGAATCGAATCGATATATGCACCAACTAAGCCCGTGATGGCATTTGTCGCACCTGGGCCGCTGGTTACAAGACAAGCTCCATAACCTTCATGAACACGCGCATAGCTTTCAGCAGCAATGGATGCACCCTGCTCATGAAGCATGAATACGCCTTTGACCTTGTCACTCGAACCGAGTGAGTTGTTCATGTGCATAGCGCCGCCGCCGGTTACACAGAAGATATTCTTAACTCCAAGCGAAGCGATAAATTCAATAATATAATCAGAAACTTTCATTATTCGTATACGCTTTCTGTCAGGAATGTGATCTTCATATCCTGAGCATTTTTCTTTATATCGCGGAACATGTCTTTGATCTCATCATTCAGTTCACTCCATGCCTTGCCGGGATTGACTGTCGGGAGCGAAGCATCAGCATAACTCTCGTTATAGGTTTCCTTAAAGCCGTCAAAACCGGAGATATATACGTCTTTTGCATCCAACTGTTTGAGGAGTCTCAGGCAGCAGATGACAGCATTGTCGAAATGATCCCAGCCTCTCTTGATGGCACGCTCAAATTCAACGATGTATTCATCAGCATCACCTTCATTTTTAATGCTGGACAGCAAAATCTTTTTCACGGCATTAAACTGTTCTGTGCGTGTTTCTTTCGCATACTCATAGCGGGCATTATTCGTAAGGAACAGATAATCGTATCCGTTGCCGTAATCTTCCAAGAGAGCATTTACGGCAATAACGACTGCATCGCTTCTGTTCTGAGAGATAAACTCATCAATACCCATCTTCTTGGTAATAGAGGACTTACCCGGCGCTACAAGAACGATCTTCTTTCCTGCTATAGCCTTCTTCAGTGTCTCTACAGCAGCTGTATCGTCGATCTTCCGGTTCTGGTTCTCAATGAACTTCGCCTCGAGAAGATCGTAATCGTATTTCTTTCTGTCTTCAGGAGAAAGCGATTCAATGATGTTTCTCATATCCTTTGCGGATGTTCTGTGGTTCTTAGTAAGATATGCAATGTTGTTTACATGGCAACAGTACATACCGGCAATACAATACTCTGTAGAATAACCCCAAGTGTACTTCTCTTCGAAATACTTCATATAAATGTCGATGGCATCCATTATCGCATTCATATTGTAACCGGTCTCATATTTCCTGTTCAGATAATTAACCATCAGTTCGGTTGTAGCATTACCAGCACCTCTGCCCATACCACAGAGTGATGAATCAACAACGACTGTACGCTCCGTTTTATCAAGAAGCTTGATAAAGTGGATCGCATTCGAGAAAGCGAGCTGCTGGTTATTATGCGAATGGAATCCAAGCGCTACACCGGGATCTAATTCCGCATTCAGGACATTGACGATCCTGTCGAGATCTTCTTCATACATTGCACCGAAAGTATCAACAACAGATAAACTCTTAGCACCAGAAGCGTTAACTTCTTTCGCAAGCTCTACAAGATCTTCATTAGAATAAGCAAGTGTGTTGGCAGCCTGGAAGAAAAGTGTATAGCCTTTTTCCAAAACCTGCTTACCGACTTTTATTCCTTCTCTGAATTTGTTGTATGGAAATACTACTCTTATCGCATCTATCGAATTACCGTCGCACACAGGAAGATTTGAAAGTTCATATCTGTCCCAGTCGATCATTGCGACATACATGAAATTAGGCTTTCTTTCAGTAATGTACGGAACTACATCTGACGGGACATGGTAGAAAGATGTGCCCTTCACATGTTCTTTGTCTTTGAGCCAGCCGCATTCGATAATATCAATATCAGCATCCTGAAGCTTGCGGATAATTCCTTTTATTGCAGGCTCACCAAATTCTGCGTTTACGATATATGCACCATCTCGAAGTGTACAATCCAGCAACTTTATTCTTGACATATTTGGTTCCTCATCATTTGCAAATGCTTACAGCTTCCTTTATCGTTTCTGCCATATAATCGATCATCTCATCTGTCATTCCGGGATATACTCCTACCCAGAACGAATTCTCCATGATGTAATCCGTGTTCTTAAGTTCACCGACAATTCGGTAACCCTTCTTCTCAGCACGCATCTGATCAAAGCAGGGGTGCTTTGTAAGGTTTCCTGCAAAGAGCATTCTTGTCTGAACACCCTTAGATTCAATGAACGGAACAATATTCTTACGGTCGATGCCTTCCTTGCATGTAATGAGGAAACCGAACCAGCTCGGATCTGAGTTCTCACATGCTTCAGGAAGAATGATTCCTTCCGTTCCCTTGAGACCTTCATATAATCTCTTGAAGTTCTGCTTTCTTCTCTCGACAAATGAAGGGAACTTCTTTATTTGGG contains these protein-coding regions:
- a CDS encoding lipopolysaccharide biosynthesis glycosyltransferase, with the protein product MSDRSTGFDEVNILYQSSDAYAPVMGVSLTSLFENNKHIGVIRVYIVDGGISDESKQTILKLGTLYGREIYFLSSKVIDDLLEKKGVKKWRGSYAVFYKIYALDQIKEPINRLLAVDADTIINKDISPLYSLDLEGYTLGMIQDFMPYSYMKKIGMSDKDTYYNSGIVLYDIHKWTENKCQKQIEDFLSENYEKILYADQDAISIALQKEIKKLPINYNFFTIFSAMKDCLSFDLKTMYKLYDLDDLYNFYSVDELAAAEKEATVYHFEGGTVVGRPWEEGDHYSIFSLWDKYKAISPWSKSGKMKSHATSFHKKEKTLHKILPSPLFKLVYKMAYDMYWRRILKIRPNS
- a CDS encoding CDP-paratose 2-epimerase, yielding MKILINGGCGFLGSNLASYAIEKEYDLTVFDNMSRLGSDKNREWLNSLGNYTFIHGDTRVKNDVEQVIREGQFDVIFHLAGQVTMTKSISDPYRDFQTNAIGALNVLEAIRKYSPQTAIFFSSTNKVYGDLEQYTYTETSTRYMCDEFPNGFDESVPLDFRSPYGCSKGCADQYMLDYSRIFGVKSVVFRHSSMYGSRQFATYDQGWVGWFVAKAIEKYQNPQCDPFTISGNGKQVRDLLEAEDMVKLYFTAYEHIDDIYGQAFNIGGTMSNALSLLELFAMLEELLGIKMDYVQIPPRQSDQKVFVADISKINRLIGWKPEVSSLEGVSKMIEWVKKI
- a CDS encoding nucleoside-diphosphate-sugar epimerase; amino-acid sequence: MKELQGAIITGATGAIGIALSKLLSEKNIPVLAVIRKNSSRRKYIDGLPNVEILECDISGFDSVVTDGSVQYDVIFDLAWEGSDQGSRQNPDIQKKNIEYIPSIIGFAERNGCKSFIGAGSQAEYGRVSGKINEEHPLNPVTEYGKAKLQVEDLSCEICKAKGIRYVWPRIFSVYGPGMGMDSLITYSISEIMKGNSPKMTKGEQIWDFMYADDAALALYLLAVNKSAEGVYCISGGEGKSIKEYTTIIRDVANPEVELRFGEIPYQENQIMELTGDISKLKRETGFMTSVPFEVGIKRMVEWMKSEIQ
- a CDS encoding 4-hydroxy 2-oxovalerate aldolase is translated as MSRIKLLDCTLRDGAYIVNAEFGEPAIKGIIRKLQDADIDIIECGWLKDKEHVKGTSFYHVPSDVVPYITERKPNFMYVAMIDWDRYELSNLPVCDGNSIDAIRVVFPYNKFREGIKVGKQVLEKGYTLFFQAANTLAYSNEDLVELAKEVNASGAKSLSVVDTFGAMYEEDLDRIVNVLNAELDPGVALGFHSHNNQQLAFSNAIHFIKLLDKTERTVVVDSSLCGMGRGAGNATTELMVNYLNRKYETGYNMNAIMDAIDIYMKYFEEKYTWGYSTEYCIAGMYCCHVNNIAYLTKNHRTSAKDMRNIIESLSPEDRKKYDYDLLEAKFIENQNRKIDDTAAVETLKKAIAGKKIVLVAPGKSSITKKMGIDEFISQNRSDAVVIAVNALLEDYGNGYDYLFLTNNARYEYAKETRTEQFNAVKKILLSSIKNEGDADEYIVEFERAIKRGWDHFDNAVICCLRLLKQLDAKDVYISGFDGFKETYNESYADASLPTVNPGKAWSELNDEIKDMFRDIKKNAQDMKITFLTESVYE
- a CDS encoding CDP-paratose synthetase, encoding MNILVLGGNGYLGSKVIENLLSEGKHSITCTVRSTSDLSRIKKYADQGLSIIPASLDAVKTASIYTSFDAVFNMACSYGKKSTLYNNVIEANIDFPLQVLNCVVEKGCKHFYTIGTGLPDDMNMYSFSKKMFSEFGNYYASHHHIDFVDLKLQMFYGADEPKDRFIPQLIMKMINGEEVNVTVGTQRRDIVAVEDIISALMGIFHSDIHGYIEIPVGTGIAPSISELVDYIWEETGKKSIVNKGAVPMRDFEPDCVADTSRLKEIMDWNPVYWKNGISNMINRMEENL
- a CDS encoding C-methyltransferase-like protein, whose translation is MSECIICKRLLKKKIFQMDNMPSRVQFLPAEHELDDDKGMLLNLYECEYCGLIQFDCSPVYYYKDVIRAVGLSQTLKKLRIKQYKDLIEKYDLSGKKVWEVGCGGGEFLALLDGLGVSASGVEHNDDLIQKAEKNGLTVNKGFVDRDYIDPNGPFDAFVSFNYLEHQPDPVSMVEGIYNNLKEGGIGLLTVPSFEYFIEKASYYEFMRDHIAYYTERALQNLFLLNGFDVCEVSRFNGDTTQIIVRKRTPVVLPDFEGQRIKIEQKLNSFVESHKDIEKIAVWGASHQGLTMMATLELQFEPQYIVDSSPLKWNAYSTVSHLAIVDPKRAYADKPDLIIIMAPAFSKEIAKQIRDNVPDMKYILAVKDDEVLVL
- a CDS encoding acetolactate synthase-1/2/3 large subunit, yielding MKVSDYIIEFIASLGVKNIFCVTGGGAMHMNNSLGSSDKVKGVFMLHEQGASIAAESYARVHEGYGACLVTSGPGATNAITGLVGAYIDSIPVFYISGQAKRADLVGDQKIRQFGIQEVDIISLVHSYAKYAVQIKEPEDIRYELEKAAALAVNGRPGPVWIDVPLDIQASNVEPESLASFDASDLPDYEAKDEDITKVIDAINKSEKPVLVLGHGIRLGHAVDQARELYNKLGFPTLTSWNGVDLIEDDHPMYFGRPGAVGQRAANLIQQGADMVLTIGTRLNLLSTGYNFDSFLENGVHIMVDIDENEMNKKSVHPKIKVVCDAKSFIEKLLARIDEIKPVSREKWITHCNQLREKYPVLIPEQEPREGYVSTYDLAGEVSSQMKPEDIYQFTSSGTSVDITMKVFKIKWGQRAFLTKGLAAMGYDVPASIGSCVASGGKRTVCITGDGSVAMNMQELEVIKRLSLPVKIFVVDNSGYSMIYQSQNGNFKGHLTGCTEENGLTLPDMTKVAEAFGVHSEHIETTSELKEKVSSVLEYDGPVLCTVKADITQKILPKQVNYVRPDGQMASRPLEDMAPLLDREELENVLRGD
- a CDS encoding O-antigen/teichoic acid export membrane protein, with protein sequence MDLKKQTIIHSLGNTVYLLGLWFLTVITTRILGYSSTGVLTLAMSIGNVIATIQVFGARGYQSSDVSFNYSSKAYVVFRCISVIFGCLIGFVTCVILHYSLSVQIAILLFILVKSSESFSDALFGNDQRFGHLEYAGFSMLIRGVLLVVLFSIGVKVSNELNTSMLIVVLGGLALSLLVDLPLHNRTVEKGGTVSGSIIINLIKECFPLLITLLIPSVITALPRIVLERFFGDETLGYYGNVSAPALLLTSVAPTILLALLPSYGNFIKDHNFKRVKEFWVKTIVCVIAFVLLAAVGVLFLGKIVLSFVYTDAIIPYVHYLYYILAAMMFYIITMCNNTVLVALRKSWGLTLTTVIALVVCVILSFIVIKPWGILGAVIALGIPYAVSAVVQIIWILKICKTETSIAKVGNNDSKS